A genomic stretch from Pseudomonas alkylphenolica includes:
- a CDS encoding nucleoside hydrolase — protein sequence MIEWIQPAKRLLQGVLLMSLLSAGAAQAAPIDLIIDTDPGADDVVALLLAMASPDELKIRAITTVAGNVRLDKTSRNARLAREWGGREDIPVYAGAPKPLLRTPIYAANIHGEEGLPGVPVHEPKAGLAKGNAVQYLIDTLGKAEPHSITVAMLGPQTNLALALIQAPEITKGIKEVVVMGGAHFNGGNITPVAEFNLFADPEAAEVVLSSGVKLTYLPLDVTHKVLTSDARLTQLTAVNNQASKLVVDILNAYIKTDMDHYGMPGGPVHDASVIAYLLKPELFKGRQIYMQVDSREGPTYGQTIADWYNTLEQPSNVMWVDSGDAQGFFDLLSTRLARLK from the coding sequence ATGATTGAATGGATTCAACCTGCCAAACGTTTGCTCCAAGGAGTACTGCTGATGTCCCTGCTGTCGGCAGGTGCCGCCCAGGCCGCACCGATCGATCTGATTATCGACACCGACCCCGGTGCCGACGACGTGGTGGCCTTGCTGCTGGCCATGGCTTCGCCCGATGAACTGAAGATTCGCGCCATCACCACCGTGGCCGGCAACGTGCGCCTGGACAAGACCTCGCGCAATGCCCGGCTGGCCAGGGAGTGGGGTGGGCGCGAGGACATTCCGGTGTATGCCGGTGCGCCCAAGCCGTTGCTGCGCACGCCGATCTACGCGGCGAACATTCATGGCGAGGAGGGCTTGCCCGGTGTTCCGGTGCATGAGCCCAAGGCAGGTCTGGCCAAAGGCAATGCCGTTCAGTACCTGATCGACACCCTGGGCAAGGCCGAGCCGCACAGCATCACGGTAGCCATGCTAGGCCCGCAGACCAACCTGGCTCTGGCGCTGATCCAGGCGCCGGAAATCACCAAGGGCATCAAGGAAGTGGTGGTGATGGGCGGCGCGCACTTCAACGGTGGCAACATCACCCCGGTGGCCGAGTTCAACCTGTTCGCCGACCCGGAGGCCGCCGAAGTGGTGCTCAGCAGCGGGGTCAAACTGACTTACCTGCCGCTGGACGTCACTCACAAAGTGCTGACCAGCGACGCGCGCCTCACCCAGCTGACAGCAGTGAACAACCAGGCCAGCAAGCTGGTGGTGGATATCCTCAATGCCTACATCAAGACCGACATGGACCATTACGGCATGCCCGGAGGCCCGGTGCATGACGCCAGCGTGATCGCCTACCTGCTCAAGCCTGAGCTGTTCAAGGGGCGGCAGATTTATATGCAGGTAGACAGCCGCGAAGGCCCGACCTACGGCCAGACCATTGCCGATTGGTACAACACCCTGGAGCAGCCGAGCAACGTGATGTGGGTCGACAGTGGTGATGCCCAGGGCTTTTTTGACCTGCTCAGTACGCGGCTTGCGCGTCTGAAGTAG
- a CDS encoding I78 family peptidase inhibitor: protein MFRASLMSLLAVAVLAGCSSTGGSSSKAPEAAANNDGRCEARGAEFAVGKQATPALVEQARKASGSQMAHALGPRDVMTMDYRSERLNLHTDAQGVVTSVNCG from the coding sequence ATGTTCCGTGCATCATTGATGAGCCTGTTGGCGGTTGCCGTTCTGGCCGGTTGCAGCAGCACTGGCGGTTCGTCGTCGAAGGCGCCAGAGGCTGCGGCGAACAACGATGGCCGTTGCGAGGCGCGTGGCGCTGAGTTCGCCGTCGGCAAGCAGGCCACCCCGGCGTTGGTCGAGCAGGCGCGCAAAGCCAGCGGCTCGCAAATGGCGCATGCCCTTGGGCCGCGTGATGTCATGACAATGGATTACCGCTCCGAGCGCTTGAACCTGCACACCGATGCCCAGGGCGTGGTCACCAGCGTCAACTGCGGCTGA
- a CDS encoding cold-shock protein produces MSNRQTGTVKWFNDEKGFGFITPQGGGDDLFVHFKAIETDGFKSLKEGQTVSFVAEKGQKGMQAAQVRPE; encoded by the coding sequence ATGTCTAATCGCCAAACCGGCACCGTAAAATGGTTCAACGATGAGAAAGGCTTCGGCTTCATCACTCCACAAGGTGGCGGCGACGACCTGTTCGTTCACTTCAAGGCTATCGAAACCGACGGTTTCAAAAGCCTGAAGGAAGGCCAGACTGTCTCCTTCGTTGCCGAAAAAGGCCAGAAGGGCATGCAGGCTGCACAAGTTCGTCCAGAGTAA
- the thrS gene encoding threonine--tRNA ligase, translating to MPIITLPDGSQRSFDKAVSVAEVAASIGAGLAKATVAGKVDGKLVDACDLIEHDAKLQIITPKDEEGLEIIRHSCAHLVGHAVKQLYPTAKMVIGPVIDEGFYYDIAYERPFTPDDMAAIEQRMQQLIDTDYDVIKKVTPRAEVIEVFKARGEDYKLRLVEDMPDEQAMGLYYHEEYVDMCRGPHVPNTRFLKSFKLTKLSGAYWRGDAKNEQLQRVYGTAWADKKQLAAYIQRIEEAEKRDHRKIGKRLGLFHLQEEAPGMVFWHPNGWTLYQVLEQYMRKVQRENGYLEIKTPQVVDRSLWEKSGHWANYADNMFTTQSENRDYAIKPMNCPCHVQVFNQGLKSYRELPLRLAEFGACHRNEPSGALHGIMRVRGFTQDDAHIFCTEEQMQSESAAFIKLTMDVYADFGFKDIEMKLSTRPEKRVGSDELWDRAEAALAAALDSAGLPYDLQPGEGAFYGPKIEFSLKDCLGRVWQCGTLQLDFNLPIRLGAEFVSEDNGRKHPVMLHRAILGSFERFVGILIEHYEGAFPAWLAPTQAVIMNITDKQAEFAQQVEKTLAESGFRAKSDLRNEKIGFKIREHTLLKVPYLLVIGDREVETQTVAVRTREGADLGSMPVAQFTELLAQAVSRRGRQDSE from the coding sequence ATGCCCATTATTACTCTTCCCGATGGCAGTCAACGTTCTTTCGACAAGGCCGTATCCGTAGCCGAAGTCGCCGCATCCATTGGTGCCGGCCTGGCTAAAGCCACCGTTGCCGGTAAAGTCGACGGCAAGCTGGTCGACGCTTGCGACCTGATCGAACACGACGCCAAACTGCAAATCATCACGCCCAAGGACGAAGAGGGGCTGGAGATCATCCGTCACTCGTGCGCCCACCTGGTCGGCCACGCGGTCAAGCAGCTGTACCCGACCGCGAAAATGGTCATCGGTCCGGTCATCGACGAAGGCTTCTATTACGACATCGCCTACGAGCGTCCTTTCACGCCTGACGACATGGCTGCCATCGAGCAGCGCATGCAGCAGCTGATCGACACCGATTACGACGTCATCAAAAAAGTCACTCCGCGCGCCGAAGTGATCGAAGTGTTCAAGGCCCGCGGCGAAGACTACAAGCTGCGCCTGGTCGAGGACATGCCGGATGAACAGGCCATGGGCCTGTACTACCACGAAGAATACGTCGACATGTGCCGCGGTCCGCACGTGCCGAACACCCGTTTCCTGAAATCGTTCAAGCTGACCAAGCTGTCCGGCGCCTACTGGCGCGGCGATGCCAAGAACGAGCAGCTGCAGCGCGTCTACGGCACCGCCTGGGCCGACAAGAAGCAGCTGGCTGCCTACATTCAGCGCATCGAAGAAGCGGAAAAACGCGATCACCGTAAAATCGGCAAGCGCCTGGGCCTGTTCCACCTCCAGGAAGAAGCGCCGGGCATGGTGTTCTGGCACCCGAACGGCTGGACCCTGTACCAGGTACTGGAACAGTACATGCGCAAGGTTCAGCGCGAGAACGGCTACCTGGAGATCAAGACTCCGCAGGTTGTTGACCGTTCGCTGTGGGAAAAGTCTGGCCACTGGGCCAACTACGCCGACAACATGTTCACCACCCAGTCGGAAAACCGCGACTACGCCATCAAGCCAATGAACTGCCCTTGCCACGTGCAGGTGTTCAACCAGGGCCTGAAGAGCTACCGCGAGCTGCCGCTGCGTCTGGCCGAGTTCGGTGCCTGCCACCGTAACGAGCCGTCCGGTGCCCTGCACGGGATCATGCGCGTGCGTGGCTTCACCCAGGACGACGCACACATCTTCTGCACCGAAGAGCAGATGCAGTCCGAATCCGCTGCGTTCATCAAGCTGACCATGGATGTCTACGCCGACTTCGGCTTTAAAGACATCGAAATGAAGCTGTCGACCCGCCCTGAGAAGCGCGTCGGTTCCGATGAGCTGTGGGATCGCGCCGAAGCAGCCCTGGCCGCCGCACTCGACAGCGCAGGCCTGCCGTACGACCTGCAGCCGGGCGAGGGCGCCTTCTACGGTCCGAAGATCGAGTTCTCGCTCAAGGATTGCCTGGGTCGTGTCTGGCAATGTGGTACCCTGCAGCTCGACTTCAACCTGCCGATCCGTCTCGGTGCCGAATTCGTCTCCGAAGACAACGGCCGCAAGCACCCTGTGATGCTGCACCGCGCGATCCTCGGATCGTTCGAGCGCTTCGTCGGAATTCTCATCGAGCACTACGAAGGTGCGTTCCCGGCTTGGCTTGCGCCAACCCAGGCGGTGATCATGAATATCACCGACAAACAGGCTGAATTTGCTCAGCAAGTGGAAAAAACTCTGGCCGAAAGCGGTTTCCGTGCCAAGTCCGACTTGAGAAATGAGAAAATTGGCTTTAAGATCCGCGAGCATACCTTGCTCAAGGTTCCTTATCTCCTGGTTATCGGGGATCGGGAAGTCGAAACGCAAACTGTCGCTGTGCGTACCCGTGAAGGTGCAGACCTGGGCTCGATGCCCGTCGCCCAGTTCACGGAGCTGCTCGCGCAAGCGGTTTCCCGGCGTGGTCGCCAAGATTCGGAGTAA
- the infC gene encoding translation initiation factor IF-3 produces MTIKRDMRQDKRAVPKAPINENISAREVRLIGADGEQLGIVSIEEALRIAEEAKLDLVEISADAVPPVCKVLDYGKSLFEKKKQQAAAKKNQKIIQIKEIKFRPGTEEGDYQVKLRNLVRFLSDGDKTKISLRFRGREMAHQELGMELLKRIEADLAEYGTVEQHPKMEGRQLLMVIAPKKKK; encoded by the coding sequence ATTACTATTAAGCGTGATATGAGACAAGACAAACGAGCTGTACCGAAAGCCCCGATCAACGAGAATATCTCGGCACGTGAGGTTCGGTTAATTGGCGCTGACGGCGAGCAGTTAGGCATCGTCTCGATTGAAGAAGCGCTTCGTATCGCTGAAGAAGCGAAACTGGATCTGGTAGAAATTTCTGCTGACGCTGTACCCCCTGTCTGCAAAGTCCTCGACTACGGCAAGAGCCTGTTCGAGAAGAAAAAGCAGCAGGCTGCGGCGAAGAAGAACCAGAAGATCATCCAGATCAAAGAAATCAAGTTTCGTCCAGGGACGGAGGAAGGGGATTACCAGGTAAAACTACGCAACCTGGTACGTTTCCTTAGTGATGGGGACAAGACCAAGATCTCTCTGAGATTCCGTGGTCGTGAGATGGCCCACCAGGAGCTGGGTATGGAACTGTTGAAGCGGATCGAAGCTGATCTCGCCGAATACGGGACCGTCGAACAGCATCCGAAGATGGAAGGACGCCAGCTTTTGATGGTCATCGCCCCCAAGAAAAAGAAATAA
- the rpmI gene encoding 50S ribosomal protein L35: MPKMKTKSGAAKRFLKTANGIKHKHAFKSHILTKMSTKRKRQLRGSSLLHASDVAKVERMLRLR, translated from the coding sequence ATGCCAAAAATGAAAACCAAAAGCGGTGCAGCCAAGCGTTTCTTGAAAACGGCTAACGGCATCAAGCACAAGCACGCTTTTAAGAGCCACATCCTGACCAAAATGTCGACCAAGCGTAAGCGTCAACTTCGCGGTAGCAGCCTGCTGCACGCGTCGGACGTTGCAAAAGTCGAGCGCATGCTGCGCCTTCGTTAA
- the rplT gene encoding 50S ribosomal protein L20, with product MARVKRGVIARKRHKKILKLAKGYYGARSRVFRVAKQAVIKAGQYAYRDRRQKKRQFRALWIARINAGARINGLSYSRLIAGLKKASIEIDRKVLADLAVNEKAAFAAIVEKAKASLA from the coding sequence ATGGCTCGTGTAAAGCGTGGCGTCATCGCTCGTAAGCGTCACAAGAAAATTCTGAAACTGGCTAAAGGTTACTACGGCGCACGCTCGCGCGTATTCCGTGTTGCCAAGCAAGCGGTCATCAAGGCAGGCCAATACGCCTACCGCGACCGTCGTCAGAAAAAACGTCAGTTCCGCGCTCTGTGGATCGCTCGTATCAACGCTGGTGCGCGTATCAACGGTCTGTCCTACAGCCGCCTGATCGCTGGCCTGAAAAAAGCGTCGATCGAAATCGACCGTAAGGTTCTGGCTGATCTGGCAGTGAACGAAAAAGCGGCGTTTGCTGCGATTGTCGAGAAAGCTAAAGCCTCGCTGGCTTAA
- the pheS gene encoding phenylalanine--tRNA ligase subunit alpha translates to MENLDALVSQALEAVERAEDINALEQIRVQFLGKKGELTQVMKTLGNMPAEERPKVGALINDAKERVTEVLNARKAAFEEAELSARLAAECIDVTLPGRGQTSGGLHPITRTLERIEQFFTHIGYGIAEGPEVEDDYHNFEALNIPGHHPARAMHDTFYFNANMLLRTHTSPVQVRTMESSQPPIRIVCPGRVYRCDSDLTHSPMFHQVEGLLIDRDINFADLKGTIEEFLRVFFEKELAVRFRPSFFPFTEPSAEVDIQCVICSGKGCRVCKQTGWLEVMGCGMVHPNVLRMSGIDPEEFQGFAFGMGAERLAMLRYGVNDLRLFFDNDLRFLAQFR, encoded by the coding sequence ATGGAAAACCTGGACGCGCTGGTCTCCCAAGCCCTGGAGGCCGTGGAACGCGCTGAAGACATCAATGCCCTGGAACAGATCCGGGTTCAATTCCTTGGCAAGAAAGGCGAACTGACCCAGGTGATGAAGACCCTGGGCAATATGCCTGCCGAAGAGCGGCCAAAAGTTGGCGCGCTGATCAACGACGCCAAGGAACGCGTCACCGAGGTGCTCAACGCGCGCAAGGCGGCTTTCGAAGAAGCCGAACTCAGCGCCCGTCTGGCCGCCGAGTGCATTGATGTGACCCTGCCGGGCCGTGGCCAGACCTCCGGTGGTCTGCATCCGATCACCCGCACCCTGGAGCGCATCGAGCAGTTCTTCACCCACATCGGCTACGGCATCGCCGAAGGCCCCGAGGTCGAAGACGACTACCACAACTTCGAAGCCCTCAACATTCCCGGCCACCACCCGGCCCGAGCAATGCATGACACCTTCTACTTCAATGCCAACATGCTGCTGCGCACCCACACCTCGCCGGTGCAGGTGCGGACCATGGAGTCCAGTCAGCCGCCAATCCGCATTGTCTGCCCGGGCCGCGTATACCGCTGCGACTCGGACCTGACCCACTCGCCGATGTTCCACCAGGTCGAAGGCCTGTTGATCGATCGCGACATCAATTTTGCCGACCTCAAAGGCACCATCGAAGAATTCCTGCGGGTGTTCTTCGAAAAGGAACTGGCGGTTCGCTTCCGTCCGTCCTTCTTCCCCTTCACCGAGCCATCGGCTGAAGTCGACATCCAGTGCGTGATCTGCTCCGGCAAAGGCTGCCGCGTGTGCAAGCAGACCGGCTGGCTGGAAGTCATGGGTTGCGGCATGGTTCACCCGAACGTGCTGCGCATGTCTGGCATCGATCCTGAAGAGTTCCAGGGCTTTGCCTTCGGCATGGGCGCCGAGCGCCTGGCCATGCTGCGTTACGGCGTCAACGATTTGCGCCTGTTCTTCGACAACGACTTGCGGTTCCTTGCGCAATTTCGCTAG